Part of the Cohnella candidum genome, CCTGCAGGATCCTCTCTGGATAGCATGCGGTCATTGTAACACAGGACAGCGCCGCTTCGGCGCCTGGAAAGAAAAACATCCCGCTCCGCCGCGAAGCGGGAGCGGGATGTCCGAATGGCTGGGATTAATATTGCAGGCCCGGGTACAGCGGATATTGCGCCGTCAGGTCGCGAACGAGATCGCGGGCTTGCCGGAGCGTCGCTTCGTCCTTCGGGTTTTTCAGCGTCATGGCGATGACCTTGGCGATCGTCTTCATCGCTTCGGCGCCCATGGCGCGGGAAGTGACGGCCGGCGTGCCGATCCGGATGCCGCTCGTCACGAACGGGCTCGTCGGGTCGAACGGGATCGCGTTCTTGTTGACCGTGATGGCGACGGAGTCGAGGACATGCTCGGCGTCTTTTCCCGTGATGTTCAGGTTGCGGGTGTCGATCAGCATCAGGTGGTTGTCCGTACCGCCGGATACCAGGTTCAGGCCTTCCGCCAGCAAGGCTTCGGACAGCACCTTCGCATTGGAGACGATGTTGCGTGCGTAGTCTTTAAACGACGGCTGCAGAGCCTCGCCGAGGGCGACCGCCTTGGCGGCGATGATGTGCATCAACGGTCCGCCTTGGGAGCCCGGGAATACGGCTTTGTCGATCGCCGCCGCCCACGGCTGGCGGCACAAGATCAGGCCGCCGCGGGGACCGCGGAGCGTTTTGTGCGTCGTCGTCGTGACGAAGTGCGCGTGCGGAACCGGGCTCGGATGCTCGCCGGCCGCCACGAGGCCCGCGATATGCGCCATGTCGACGAACAGGAGAGCGCCGACGTCGTTGGCGATTTGGGCCATTTTTTCGAAATCGATGATGCGCGGGTACGCGCTCGCGCCGGCGACGATCATGCGCGGGCGATGTTTGAAGGCCGCTTTGCGGACTTCGTCGTAATCGATCGTGAACGTATCTTCGCTGACGCCATAAGCGACGAAGTTATAGAACAGGCCGGACGCGTTGACCGGGCTGCCGTGCGTGAGGTGGCCGCCGTGCGCCAGGTTCATCCCGAGCACGGTGTCGCCGGTTTTGAGCGCGGCCAGGTAGACGGCCATGTTCGCTTGCGCGCCGGAGTGGGGCTGCACGTTCGCATGCTCGGCGCCGAACAGCTCTTTCGCGCGGTTGCGCGCGATGTCCTCGGCGATGTCGACGTATTCGCAGCCGCCGTAGTAACGTTTGCCGGGATAGCCTTCGGCGTATTTATTCGTGAGCACCGTGCCCATCGCTTGCAGGACGGCGGGGCTGACGATGTTCTCGGAAGCGATCAGCTCGATGTTGTCGCGCTGGCGGCCGAGCTCCAGGTTTAACGCTTTGACGATTTCGGGGTCTTGCTGGCGCAATTGATCCATGACGGGAAAACCTCCAATATTCGAATGGGATAGGGACGAAAATGAAAATTTATCGGTAGATGTTCGGTCGATCCGTACGATTTAATCGCAAGTTCCGCTCGAGGACGTCTCGGTTGGCAGTTCATATACCGCCCTCGCTCCGCCGATCAGCTTCGGACGGCTGTAGGCGGCCGTCACGCGGGCTTCGCCGATCCACCGGACGGAAGGCCGAAACGGTACGGCGACGACACGCAGGTGCATGCCGATCAGCGTTTCGCCGATGTCGAGGCCCGCATGGACCTGCACTTGTTCGACGAGGCAAGGGTCTTTCATCCGGCGGTAGGCATACGAGGCCATGGAGCCTCCGGCCTTCGGAACGGGCACCGCCGACACGATCGTCCAGCCCATCGCTTCAGCCAGTTGGCGTTCCATGACCAGAGCGCGATTCAGGTGCTCGCAGCATTGCCACACCGCGGCGAAGCCGATCTTGGCACGGGCCCGCTCTACGCCTTCGTGGATCTCGGCGGCCACCGTCTCCGCTCCGGACGTGCCGATGCGGCGTCCTTGCACTTCGCTGGTGCTGGTCCCGATGACGACCAGCTTGCCGGAGCCGATGCCGCCGGCTTCCGCCAGCTCGGTTAACGCTTGCTCGACCAGATCGGCGATCGGCGCTTGTTCCTTCGTCGTCATGCCGGTCACCTCCGACATCAAGGATGCAAAGCCTGTTTGTCTTCGAGCCCCATCACTTTGCGGATCCGGTTCAGATGGCGTTCGCCTTGGGAAAACGGCGTGTCCAGCCAAACTTTGACGATCTCCTCGGCAAGGCCCGGACCGACGACTCGTTCGCCCATGGCGAGCACGTTGGTGTCGTTATGCTCGCGGGTCGCTTTGGCGGAGAACAAGTCGTGCACGAGCGCGCAGCGGATGCCCGGCGTTTTGTTGGCCGCGATCGACATTCCGATCCCCGTGCCGCAAATCAGGATCCCCCGCTCCGCTTCGCCGTTCACGACCATGTCGCAAACGGGAATCGCGTAATCCGGATAATCGACGGAATCCGCGCAGTCGCAGCCGACGTCGAGCACTTCGTGGCCCAGCTGCTTCAGCATCGGAACGATGACGTCTTTCAGACGGTAACCGGCGTGATCGGCACCAATCGCTATTTTCATGGATGACTACCTCCCAAGGATAAACGGCTCGTATTCACAAGGGTATTATACCTGAATTGTCCGCCGGCCAACAGTTGAGGGCATTCCTCCTTCGACACGCAAATTTTGCCGAAAAAGACAAAAAAGAGCGAGCGCGTCGTCAAACGCACTGCTCTTCGCCCAGGCGACCGGCCGTCATTCCGATGCTCCCCCGTGGTTCCACCCACTTCGCGTCGCCAGTCACATCGGAACGTTAAATTGTACCCTCATCATAACGGGTCCGAAGGTAAAAATCAATCCGGTTTCCGGTGTTCCGCGTCCTCCAACTTGTCCAGCAGGCGCAGCACGGCATTTTCGATCTCGTCCGCGCTTTTCTCATAGAAGCTGAGCGGTCCCCCGAAAGGATCGGCGATGTCGAAATCCGGCAGCCGGCGTTCCAGCTCCTCGAGACGGCGGCGCTCCTCTTCGCTGAGATTCTGGCCGAGCGCGCGGCGAATCTGCCATTCGGAGTACAGGCGCTCCGCCTCTTCGAGGTCGGCGGCCAACGCTCCGTCCCGAAGCGCGAACTCCTTCAGCGTGTAGGTTTTATCCGCGGCGTCCGGGTGGCGCCGTACGATCGCCTGCTTATGAGACGACGTCATCGTGAGAATGAGATCCGCCCAAGCGATTTGATCCGCGGACAAGGCCCGGGACGGACCGGGGACCGGCAGCTTGCGGCGGCGAAGCGTCTCGGCGGCGTTGGGGGAAACGGGATATCCATCCACGGCTCCCAGGCCGGCCGAACGGACTTCGACCGCCTTCCCGGCGCGGCCCGCCAAATCTCTCAGCATCGCTTCCGCCATCGGACTCCGGCAGGTGTTGCCCGTGCATACGAACAGAATGGTGCGCATATTTCCCCCTCCCTCTTACCGTATTCATAACAGAAAAAGCAGCCCGAACGCAAATAGGATCACGCCGCCGAACGCTTCGCCGTATCCTCCGAGGGAACGGCCGACCTTGCGTCCGAGCAGCAGGCCGAGCACGCTCATCAACCCTCCGAATAACCCGAACATCAACACCGTGAACAGCAAATGCCCGGAAAACATGCCGAGCGACACGCCCACCGAAAATGAATCGATGCTGACGCTTAAGGAGAACACGATCAGTCCCCATCCGGTGCGATGGTCGATCGATTCTACCTGTTCCCCCCGCAGCGAACTGTACACCATATGCCCGCCCAGCAGCAGAAGCAACGCCCCAGCGGCAGACGTCGCCACGCCTCCGAGCAGCGAGCTCACGTATTGTCCCGTCACCATCCCGCCCAGCGGCATCAGGATGTGGAAGAGCGCGATGACGGAGCTTAGCTTGAGCACGTCCAAGAGCCTGACGCCCTTCATCCCGATGCCGATGCCCAGCGAAAAAGCGTCCATGCCCAAGGCGATCGCCATCAGCAGGATGGCGATCAGGTGGCCGGCGGACGCGGACATCTCCAACATTAGCTTATCCCCCCCGCGCGTTCCGGAAACGGCGGATGCCGATCGATCCCGGACGCGAAATCCGCCTTCGCTCTTTTCTGAGCATATGCGGACAAGAGGGGGAACATGACCCGCCGCGGGGACAGGTTACGGTTGGGGGACAGACCTCACGCGGCCGCCGGCGGCTTTGCGCATGCGGTTCATGAGCGCGGCTCCGATTCCCCGCTCGGGAAACCCTTCGGCGACGATGAAGTCGAGACCGAGCCTGTCGCATTCCCGAAGCGTCGCGTAAAGCTGCTGCGCCGCCGTCTCGGGCGCTTGCCTGGAGCCGCAGACGAGGATTTCGTCCGCTGCTCCCTCGTAGCGGCCGGCGTGCTCGCCTGCCGCGATGATGCCGACTTTGCGGCCTGCGTCCCGGGCTTGGCGCGCTGTTTCGCGTACCGCTTGGATCAGGGCGTCGTCGTTATCTGCCGTGATGAGCAGCATTTCGCCTTCGGGGGCGTAATGCGTGTATTTCACGCCGGGCGAGCGGGGCTGCTCCGCCGTTTGCGCTTCCGGAGCGCCTTCGGCCGCCGATTCGCCGCCGGTTTCGACGCGGGCTTCCGGACCGGCCGCTGCTTGCAGCTGCTCCGCGGTGACGCCGCCCGGTCTGAGGATGTGAATGACGCCGTCCAGCACCCGCACGACCGTGGACTCCAACCCCACCCCCGTGGGACCGCCGTCCAGCACGCCGTCGATCCTGCCATCAAGGTCTTCCATCACGTGGGCAGCGGCCGTCGGGCTCGGGCGACCGGACCGGTTCGCGCTCGGCGCGGCCAGCGGGCAGCCGGACAGCTCGATGAGCCGTCTGGCCGTTTCATGCGAGGGCATGCGCACCGCTACGGTGTCGAGACCCGCCGTGACGAGCGGGGACACGGCGACGGTCTTCGCAGGAAGCACGAGGGTCAGCGGTCCGGGCCAGAAAGCGCGAATGAGCTTTCTTTCCAGATCGTTGACCTGTTCCGCGAGCGAATCCAGCGCTTCTTCCGACGCCACATGCACGATCAGCGGGTTGTCGGACGGGCGGCCCTTGGCCTCGAAAATCCGCCGGACCGCGTCCGTGTTCCGCGCGTCGGCGCCGAGACCGTATACCGTCTCGGTCGGGAATGCAACAACGCCGCCGGCGGCGAGGGCCGCGGCGGCTTCTTTCAAGCCCGAGGACGATTCGTCGTCCGCCGGCCAATATTTCGTGTTCGTCATGGCGCGATATCCATCCTTGAGGTTTCTCGTCGCGATTATAGCATATTTTGGCGGGAGGCCGAAGCGCGATGTCCGGGGGCGGCCGATTTACGAGAAAATCGAGCCCAGGAACTCGCCGAATTTTTGCAGCAGCTCCCACAGGAAGAACCGGGGCTTCGGTTTGTCGGCGTCGCTGTCGGCATCGGCCGCTTTGCCGGCTGCATCGTCGTTTGCGTTCGCTTGTGCGGAAGCTAATCTCACAGAAGTTTTAACCGGTGTTTTCGTGGATGCTTTGCCGACCGTCGCTTGGGCTTCCGCCGGTTTGGCCGTAGCGGCTTCTTCCGATTTCGTCGCCGCGGTCAGGCACAGCGGAGGAAACAACACGCACCACCAGTTGGCACCTTGCGCCCCGCCCAGTGAGATCCGCAGCGCTTCATAGTTGCCGGATGGGTAGCTGCGTCCTTCGAACGTTTTTTCCGGAAAAGGCACCTTAGCCAGCTCCGTTGCGGCGCCATAATCCACGCCCCACTCTTGCAGCGTTTGGTCGGCCGTTTGCTGAATTTCATTCAAGTGGGAGGCGATCAACGCACGAGCTTGTTCATGGGTCCCCGGCATCGGTCCCCAAGACAAAATAAGCGCCTCCACCCGGTCGCGAACATCGCGCTTCACCTTCTGATCGAAGTCCGAGTCGGAATTGGCCAAAATGCGGATGCGGATCGCGTCCGGCGGAATCGCGGTTTCCTCATCTTCTGAGGAGGAGGCTTGAGCCGCAGCTCCCATAGTGGAAGACAACAACGGCACTAGGATCAAGCATACAAGGACGGCTTTCGCCGCAGCCTGGAAATTCAAGTTCGGGAAGATGGCAGCAAACTTCGTACGGATAAAAGTAAAATGATGGCCTTGACGTCGCATAGGGATTCTCTCTCCTTGAGCACCCGTCGGCGCTCGCTATGCGTTCCGGAACGTCTTAGCCATCATTATGTCCAGTCGGCGAATCTATAAACCTAGCAAATCGGAAAAAGGGAGGGGCGCTTACCTCACGGCGATGACGTGCCGGTTGATGCCGGCGTAGTCGACGACGAAGCGGATGCGCTCCCAGTCCGCCGCTTCACGCAGCAGCGCCGCGACGTCCTCCGCTTGGCCGGCGCCGACTTCCCAGGCGACGATCTGAGGTAGCTGCGGGAGCCGCCCAAGCTGCTCCGCCATCCGGCGGTACGGCGTCAAGCCGTCATCTCCGCCGTCGAGCGCCAGATGCGGCTCGAAATCGCGGACTTCCCGCTGCAAGTCGGGCATTTCGCCGGATGCGATGTACGGCGGGTTGGAGACGAGCACGTCGATCGGCTCCCCTCCCGCTTCCGCCATGAACGGTTCGAGCAGGTCTCCCTGCACGAACCGGATCCGCTCCTCCGCGCCCAGCAGAGCCGCTGCGTTGCGCTTCGCCATCCCCAGCGCGTCCGCGGACAAATCGCTGGCGGTCACCCGCCACGTCGGCCGCTCGGCCGCCAGCGTCACCGACAGAGCGCCGCTGCCGGTCCCGACGTCGAGCACGCGCGGAACCGCGCCGCTGCCTGCCGGCCACTGCCTGTCCGCCTCAAGCAGCACCGCTTCCGCGAGCAGCTCCGTCTCCGGCCGCGGAATCAACACCTGCGGTCCGACTTCGAACCGCCGCCCATAAAAATACTGCTCCCCCGTCACATACTGCACGGGTTCGCCGCTCCCCCTGCGGCGCAGCAGCTCCTCCCACGCCGCATCCAACCCGGCGCCCGCCGGCCACGGCTCGCGCCAATCCCTGAGCAGCTCGGCCTTGCTCTTGCCGAGCAAATGCAAAAGAAGAAGCTCCGCGTCCGCGGCCGCTTCTTCCACTCCTGCTTGCTCCAATCTCGCTTTCGTTTGGGACCATGCGTCCCGCAGCGTCTTCCTCGTCTCCGCGCTCAAACCGGGAGCCCCCTTGCGTTCTATCCGGGCGATCAGCCCATGTTCTCGCGTTCGAGCACCGCTTGCTGCTCGGCGAGCGTCAGCGTCTGCACGATTTCTTCCATGTCGCCGTTCAGCACGGAATCGAGCCGGTGAAGCGTCAGCCCGATCCGATGGTCGGTTACCCGGCTTTGCGGGAAATTGTACGTCCGGATCCGTTCGGACCGGTCGCCGGTTCCGATCTTCTCGCGGCGTTCGCCCGCGTACTTGGCTTCCTCTTCTTGCATCTTGATGTCCATGATGCGGGCGCGCAGCACTTGCAGCGCTTTGGCCTTGTTATCGTTCTGCGATTTGCCGTCCTGGCACGTCGCTATAATGCCGGTCGGGATGTGCATCACGCGCACGGCCGACTTCGTCGTGTTGACGGACTGTCCGCCGGCGCCGCTGGAGCAGAACGTATCGACTCGAATATCCTTGTCGAGGATTTCGATGTCGAGTTCCTCCGCCTCCGGCATGACGACGACCGTGGACGTGGAAGTATGGATGCGCCCGCCGGATTCCGTTTCCGGAACCCGCTGCACGCGGTGCGCCCCGCTCTCGTATTTCATTTTGCGGTAAGCATCGGAACCGGATACTTGGAAAATGACTTCCTTGAATCCGCCGAGATCGCTGACGTTCGCCTCCAGCAGCTCCGTGCGCCAGCCTTGGCTGTCCGCGTATTTGGCGTACATCCGGTACAGATCCGCCGCGAACAGGTTGGCTTCCTCGCCGCCGGCGGCGCCGCGGATTTCCACGATGACGTTTTTGCCGTCGTTGGGATCCTTGGGCAGCAGCAGGATACGGACGCGGTCTTCCAGCTCCGCGCGCCGCTCATCCAGCTCATCGATCTCCAGCTTAACCATTTCGCGCATTTCGTCGTCCAACTTTTCTTCGAGCATCGCCTTGGCGCCGGCCAATTGCTCCAGCACCGTTTTATATTCCTGATAGCCCTGGTACGCTTCCTCAAGGCCGGATTGTTCCTTCGCATAAGAACGAAGCCGCGCGGAGTCGTTCACCACGTCGGGATCGCACAGCAGCTCGCTCAACTTTTCGTATCGATCCGCCAAAGCTTGCAGACGGTCCAGCACTTCTCCTCAACCTCCGTTGTTTGCCGCACCATTCATGATGCGTCGGTTTTGCAACCTTTATTATATCACATCCTTGCAAGTGATTGATGCCCGGTTCCCGGCAGAAAGATTGCGTGGCAATCTACGGCCCGAATCTTTAAAATAGACGCATAAAGACGCGAAAATGCACGGAAACCTGCAGGGAAGGTGAAATTGGTGTCGGAACTGAACATTCGGGAAGTGGCGCCGGGCGACCCGGAATTGGCCTATCTCATCGGTAAGTTGGACGAGGACTTACGGGCCAGATATCCGCATGAAACGATTTACGGCGTGGACTTTGGCGATCCGAAGGTCCGCAAAATGACGTTCGTCGTCGCCCGCGCGGACGGCCAACCCGTGGGCTGCGGCGGCATTCGTCCGTTGGACGGTTCACAGGCGGAGCTCAAACGGTTTTTCGTGGATTTGGCCTACCGGGGGAGCGGCATCGCCAAGGAGATGCTGGACGCGCTCGAAAACGCCGCCCGCCGCCGCGGCTTCGCCGACCTGCTGCTGGAAACCGGCGTTAGGCAGCCGGAGGCGATCCGATTCTATGAGAAAAACGGCTACCATCGCATCGAGCCGTTCGGGGAGTACGCAGGTGACGAGCTGAGCGTCTGCTACCGGAAAACCTTATGAAGCTCGACCGCCTGCTCGCCATTACGATGCTGCTGCTCAACCGCAAGCGTGTCAGCGCCAAAGAACTGTCGGACCGCTTCGAGGTTTCCCTGCGAACGATTTACCGCGACGTGGAAACGATCCAATTCGCCGGCATCCCCGTCGTGTCCTATGCCGGCACCTCCGGCGGGTACGAAATCGCGGACCGATACCGGCTCGACCGTCAGGTTCTCTCGTTCGAGGAACTGGGCTCGATCGTCATCGCCCTGCGCGGCATCCGCTCGACGCTGGAAGACCGGGAAATCGAGCCCTTGCTCGACAAGGTCGGCGCGATGCTGGGCAAGTCCGAGCACGAACGGCTGGGGGAAACGTCGGAGCATCTCTCAATCGACATCAACCCTTGGAGCCGGGGACAAGAGGATAAAGAGAAGCTGGCCGGCCTGCGGGATGCGATTCGAGACCGTCGAATCATCTCTTTCGCTTACGTCAGCGGAGACGGCGACCAAACCACACGGTCCTGCGAGCCGATGAAGCTGGTGCTTAAAGGCTACGTCTGGTATTTGTACGGCTATTGTTTATTGCGCGAGGATTTCCGGATTTTCCGGCTGTCGAGAATCCGGGAGCTGGCGGTCACGGGTCCCTCTTTCGTGAGAAGGGAGCTGCCGCCGAGCGGGGACTATCTCAGATGGGAGCACCGGATCCACGGCAACATGATCGATCTGGTGCTGCATTTCGGGCCGAGGTCACGGGCTAAGGCGGTGGACGCTTTCGGGGCGGACGCCATCGAGGATTTGCCGGACGGCTCCTTTCTCGTGCGGGCATCACGTCCGGACGAGCCGTGGCTGTACGGTCACCTGCTCGGTTTCGGAGCTGACGTGAAGGTGTTGGAGCCGCGGGAAGCGGCCGAGACGATGCGGAAGAAAGCCGAAGAAATTTTGAACCTGTACGCGGATCGCTGACAGCCTGCTGTCAGTGGTCTTTTTGTATGCTGTTGTCGTGATGTCCGCTTGGCGGCATCCAACCTATCGGAGAACGGGAGGAATACACATGTTTCACACGATCGAAGAATTCATGAAAGAGTGGAACCACGAGTCCGCATCCACCAAAAAACTTTTCGCCGCCCTGACGGACGAAGCCCTGAACCAGCAGGTCGGCGCGGGGCGCCGGACGATCGGTCGTCTCGCTTCCCACTTGATCGTATCCCCTCACGAGATGCTGACCCGGACGGGCCTTCATTTCGAAGCCCCATTCGGCTACGACCATGTTCCCGCCTCCGCTGCCGAGATCGTCGAGGCATACCGGATCGCCGAACAATCCATGCGGGAAGCGATCCGGACTCAATGGACCGACGAAAATCTAAGGGATGTCCACGACATGTACGGCGAGCAATGGTCGAATGCCGTGACGCTGAGAGTCGTCATCCAGCACGAGGTCCATCACCGCGCCCAAATGACCGTGCTGATGCGGCAAGCCGGCCTCAAGATCCCGGGCATGTACGGTCCCGTATACGAGGAATGGGAAGAATTCGGCATGAAGCCGCCCGTCGTTTGAAAAAAGGCAGTCCGTTTTCCGCCTTGGCGGCTTCCGGACTGCCTTTGTTTATTTGCCGGGAGCGACGTCGTCCAACACGACGATCGTGTCGATCGGGGCTTGCGGCGGGATGCTCTTCGAGACGGCCGGCCCGTAATACGCCCGGATCCGCATGCCTTTCTTGAGATCGGTCCAAGAGAGCGGGTCGCCTTTCGAGGAGATGACCGTGGATTCTTTGCCGGCGTTCAGGACGAGATCGGTATGGAACTCATTGCCTTCTCCGGTGCCGAGAATAAGAGAAGTCCCTTCGTCGGTAATCCGAATATCGCCGAGCTTGTCTTCGCGGATAAGCCTTTGCGTTCCCACGACGATATTCTGCGCGAATGCGCTTCCTGGCAGGCTAGCCGACACGAAAGGTCCGTAATCGACCGCGACGTGAACGCCGGGCTTGAGCGCATCCAATCCGGCCGGACGGCCCTCTTCATCCGTGATAACGGATGATTTAGCGTTCGCATGGAATATCATCCGCCTGTTGGCATCGTTTGGCGACCGCCCGAGGAAATCGAACCTCACCCTGCCGTCTCCTTCTTGCTCTACGCTCGTGATAACGCCGTTGTCCTTAAAAAATGTGGATTCATCCTCCAGCAGCACCACCTTGTGTTCCTCAACCCAAGTGATTTTATACCCGAACTTCTGCGCAACCTCCCGCGCCGGCAGGTAAGCTTTGCCATCGATGAATACGGGTACCATGCCCGAGTCGAGTCCGCCCACGACGACCATCACGTCCTTGCGCAGAAGCCCGCTCACTTTCGAGGTCAAGCCAGAAGCGCCGGCGGCAGCCGTCACGGTGAGCAGTCCCGCCGCGGTCAGCACCAGTACCGTTCGAATCCTTTTCCTCATCCCCACGCACTCCCTTTTCGATGGATTTTCGCCCATAATATTCCATTCATTCTAACGGATACGAAGCCGAAAAGTTGCTAGACAAAACAAAAAAGCGGCCCGAAGGCCGCCCCTAAGCACTGTAACGCTGCGATTATACGTTAAACCGGAAATGCATGACGTCTCCGTCCGCGACGACGTATTCCTTGCCTTCCAAACGGAGAAGCCCCTTCTCCTTGGCGGCGTTCATGGAACCGGAGTTCACGAGGTCGTCGTAGGATACGACTTCCGCGCGGATGAAGCCCCGCTCGAAGTCCGTATGGATCACGGCGGCCGCTTGCGGCGCTTTGGTCCCCTTGCGGATCGTCCACGCGCGGACCTCCTGGACGCCGGCCGTGAAGTAGGTGTACAGCCCGAGCAGCTTGTACGCCGCGCGGATCAGGCGGTCCAACCCGGATTCCGTCAAGCCGAGCTCTTCCAGGAAGAGCTCTTTGTCTTCGCCTTCCAGTTCGGCGATTTCGCTCTCGACCTTGGCGCTGATCGGCACCACTTCGGAGCCTTCCGCTTTCGCGAATTCGCGGACGCGCTGGACGTACTCGTTGCCGTCGGCGTTCGCCGCTTCGCTCTCGCTGACGTTGGCCGCGTACAGAACCGGCTTGATCGTCAGCAGATGGAGATCGCGCACGATTTGCTTCTCTTCGTCCGTCAGCTCCACGCTGCGCGCGGGCTTCTCGGCGAGAAGGGCCTGGTGGATGCGCTCAAGCACTTCGACTTCCTGGGCGTACTTCTTGTCTCCGCCCTTCATATTCTTCCGGGAGCGCTCGATGCGCTTCTCCACGGAGTCCATGTCCGCCAGAATCAGCTCGAGGTTAATGACCTCGATGTCATGGATCGGATCGACTTTGCCCGAGACGTGGGTAATGTTCTCGTCATGGAAACAGCGGACGACGTGAACGATGGCGTCGACTTCGCGGATGTTGGCCAGGAACTTGTTGCCGAGGCCTTCCCCGCGGCTCGCGCCCTTCACGAGGCCGGCGATGTCGACGAATTCGAAAGCCGTCGGGACGATGCGGTTCGGCACGACGATGTCGGCCAGCTTCTGCAGCCTTTCGTCCGGTACCTCGACGACGCCCACGTTCGGATCGATCGTGCAAAACGGATAATTGGCGGACTCGGCGCCCGCCTGCGTAATCGCATTAAACAAAGTCGATTTGCCGACGTTGGGCAAGCCGACGATTCCACACGACAGCGGCATTGATTAGACCACTCCTCTACAATTCTCAGCACATTATATCGCAGATTGCGAACGCCCGCCATTGTCCGATCCGGCATCTCCTTCTCGAAAGCCTCGAATGCGCATGAAAAAAGCCGGGCTCCCGTGCGGGGAGCCCGGCGCGTCAGGCCGGTCAATAGGCGGAGGCGGATCGGCGCCGGCGGATCATCCATTCGCTCGCCTGCCGGATCGCTTGGTCGTCCTGACGGCGGCCGCTCTGCTGCTCCAGCAGGTCGATCCATTGCACGACTCCGTCGTAATCGAAAGGCGTCAATTTATTTTGTTCCAGCGCGGCTTGGGCCACCGCCCGGATCATCGGAATACGGATGAAACGAACCACGGATCCACGCTCCTTTTGGATCCGATATTACCATAAATTGGGCTTAGGCGCCACTGGCATTCGCTTCTTCGCCCAAGTGCTCGCCGGCCAGCCGCTGCACCGTGTTCACCTGCTCCTGGAAGATTCCTTCGAACAAGACGCCGTAAAGCTCGCACAGCAGCTCGACCTCGCGGCTCATCGCCTGGATGCCGTCCACGGTCAGCACGACCCAGGTGCTCACCGGCACGCAAATGAGCGAAGCGTAGGGCGATTTCGAG contains:
- the spoIIR gene encoding stage II sporulation protein R, translated to MRRQGHHFTFIRTKFAAIFPNLNFQAAAKAVLVCLILVPLLSSTMGAAAQASSSEDEETAIPPDAIRIRILANSDSDFDQKVKRDVRDRVEALILSWGPMPGTHEQARALIASHLNEIQQTADQTLQEWGVDYGAATELAKVPFPEKTFEGRSYPSGNYEALRISLGGAQGANWWCVLFPPLCLTAATKSEEAATAKPAEAQATVGKASTKTPVKTSVRLASAQANANDDAAGKAADADSDADKPKPRFFLWELLQKFGEFLGSIFS
- a CDS encoding TIGR01440 family protein, whose translation is MTTKEQAPIADLVEQALTELAEAGGIGSGKLVVIGTSTSEVQGRRIGTSGAETVAAEIHEGVERARAKIGFAAVWQCCEHLNRALVMERQLAEAMGWTIVSAVPVPKAGGSMASYAYRRMKDPCLVEQVQVHAGLDIGETLIGMHLRVVAVPFRPSVRWIGEARVTAAYSRPKLIGGARAVYELPTETSSSGTCD
- a CDS encoding L-threonylcarbamoyladenylate synthase, with the translated sequence MTNTKYWPADDESSSGLKEAAAALAAGGVVAFPTETVYGLGADARNTDAVRRIFEAKGRPSDNPLIVHVASEEALDSLAEQVNDLERKLIRAFWPGPLTLVLPAKTVAVSPLVTAGLDTVAVRMPSHETARRLIELSGCPLAAPSANRSGRPSPTAAAHVMEDLDGRIDGVLDGGPTGVGLESTVVRVLDGVIHILRPGGVTAEQLQAAAGPEARVETGGESAAEGAPEAQTAEQPRSPGVKYTHYAPEGEMLLITADNDDALIQAVRETARQARDAGRKVGIIAAGEHAGRYEGAADEILVCGSRQAPETAAQQLYATLRECDRLGLDFIVAEGFPERGIGAALMNRMRKAAGGRVRSVPQP
- a CDS encoding manganese efflux pump MntP family protein, with amino-acid sequence MLEMSASAGHLIAILLMAIALGMDAFSLGIGIGMKGVRLLDVLKLSSVIALFHILMPLGGMVTGQYVSSLLGGVATSAAGALLLLLGGHMVYSSLRGEQVESIDHRTGWGLIVFSLSVSIDSFSVGVSLGMFSGHLLFTVLMFGLFGGLMSVLGLLLGRKVGRSLGGYGEAFGGVILFAFGLLFLL
- the glyA gene encoding serine hydroxymethyltransferase, with product MDQLRQQDPEIVKALNLELGRQRDNIELIASENIVSPAVLQAMGTVLTNKYAEGYPGKRYYGGCEYVDIAEDIARNRAKELFGAEHANVQPHSGAQANMAVYLAALKTGDTVLGMNLAHGGHLTHGSPVNASGLFYNFVAYGVSEDTFTIDYDEVRKAAFKHRPRMIVAGASAYPRIIDFEKMAQIANDVGALLFVDMAHIAGLVAAGEHPSPVPHAHFVTTTTHKTLRGPRGGLILCRQPWAAAIDKAVFPGSQGGPLMHIIAAKAVALGEALQPSFKDYARNIVSNAKVLSEALLAEGLNLVSGGTDNHLMLIDTRNLNITGKDAEHVLDSVAITVNKNAIPFDPTSPFVTSGIRIGTPAVTSRAMGAEAMKTIAKVIAMTLKNPKDEATLRQARDLVRDLTAQYPLYPGLQY
- a CDS encoding low molecular weight protein arginine phosphatase; translated protein: MRTILFVCTGNTCRSPMAEAMLRDLAGRAGKAVEVRSAGLGAVDGYPVSPNAAETLRRRKLPVPGPSRALSADQIAWADLILTMTSSHKQAIVRRHPDAADKTYTLKEFALRDGALAADLEEAERLYSEWQIRRALGQNLSEEERRRLEELERRLPDFDIADPFGGPLSFYEKSADEIENAVLRLLDKLEDAEHRKPD
- the prmC gene encoding peptide chain release factor N(5)-glutamine methyltransferase, with amino-acid sequence MSAETRKTLRDAWSQTKARLEQAGVEEAAADAELLLLHLLGKSKAELLRDWREPWPAGAGLDAAWEELLRRRGSGEPVQYVTGEQYFYGRRFEVGPQVLIPRPETELLAEAVLLEADRQWPAGSGAVPRVLDVGTGSGALSVTLAAERPTWRVTASDLSADALGMAKRNAAALLGAEERIRFVQGDLLEPFMAEAGGEPIDVLVSNPPYIASGEMPDLQREVRDFEPHLALDGGDDGLTPYRRMAEQLGRLPQLPQIVAWEVGAGQAEDVAALLREAADWERIRFVVDYAGINRHVIAVR
- the rpiB gene encoding ribose 5-phosphate isomerase B, translated to MKIAIGADHAGYRLKDVIVPMLKQLGHEVLDVGCDCADSVDYPDYAIPVCDMVVNGEAERGILICGTGIGMSIAANKTPGIRCALVHDLFSAKATREHNDTNVLAMGERVVGPGLAEEIVKVWLDTPFSQGERHLNRIRKVMGLEDKQALHP